Within Betaproteobacteria bacterium, the genomic segment GCTACGTAGCCACGGGCTCTGCGTCCGATGACCAACTCCCTCATGTCTGCGGATACGGGTCTTCCAATAAGCGGATTGTGTTGGAGTACGTCTATAGCCTGAATGATTTCCCTGACACGGCCAGGCGCCTCCTCAATAGCGTACTCCGAGAGGTGATCGAGGATGCGATCAAAGTCGTCCCGGATCTCAGGAGCCAACTCAATCCTGGCCATCCTCAGCGAGCCAGCTTCTTAGCCACCGGGCGCGTGACGGTTTTCCCCGCGATTCGATCTTCAAGATAGCTGCGCATTTTTTCCCAGGAAATCGTCTTACCGGAAGCTACGAGATCGGCATAGCGCTTTTCGGCAACGTCACGAAAGTCTGCGCGGCGTTCTGCCTGATCCGCCTTCTCTGCGATCGCCTCCAGAATGAAGCTATGCGCCGTAGTTCCGGCACGCTCAGCAGCGGCGGCAACGCGAGCCTTCAGATCCTCCGGTAGCCGGATCGTGGTCGTGGACATGTTTGGACTCCAACGCAAAATTGCAATGTAGCACAAACGTGCTACATCAGCAA encodes:
- a CDS encoding type II toxin-antitoxin system RelE/ParE family toxin, coding for MARIELAPEIRDDFDRILDHLSEYAIEEAPGRVREIIQAIDVLQHNPLIGRPVSADMRELVIGRRARGYVALYRYIEQIDTVFVLAIRSQREAGYGRT
- a CDS encoding ribbon-helix-helix protein, CopG family: MSTTTIRLPEDLKARVAAAAERAGTTAHSFILEAIAEKADQAERRADFRDVAEKRYADLVASGKTISWEKMRSYLEDRIAGKTVTRPVAKKLAR